A portion of the Acidobacteriaceae bacterium genome contains these proteins:
- a CDS encoding anti-sigma regulatory factor: protein MPLKSDKFPIASSDDVVRVRQVARQWTAELKFSLVDQTKFVTATSELARNTLEHGKGGYMLAEMLENGIRKGIKLTFVDEGPGIANMELALRDGYTTGGGMGLGLSGSKRLVNEFDIKSEPGRGTTVTIIRWK, encoded by the coding sequence ATGCCACTGAAGAGTGACAAGTTCCCCATTGCATCCTCTGACGATGTTGTCCGCGTTCGTCAGGTGGCTCGCCAATGGACAGCAGAGCTGAAGTTCAGCCTGGTGGACCAGACGAAGTTCGTCACGGCCACCAGCGAACTTGCGCGCAACACGCTCGAGCACGGCAAAGGCGGTTACATGCTCGCCGAAATGCTCGAAAATGGCATTCGTAAAGGGATCAAGCTTACCTTCGTGGATGAAGGCCCCGGCATTGCCAACATGGAGCTCGCTCTCCGTGACGGCTACACCACCGGCGGCGGCATGGGGCTGGGATTGAGCGGCAGCAAAAGGCTTGTGAACGAGTTTGATATTAAAAGCGAGCCGGGACGGGGTACTACCGTGACGATTATTCGCTGGAAGTAG
- a CDS encoding thiamine pyrophosphate-binding protein, with protein MNASDILVERLLAWGVDTIFGLPGDGINGVMEALRKAQNKIRFIHVRHEESAAFMACAYAKFTGRLGVCLSTSGPGGIHLLNGLYDAKMDQQPVLAITGMQFNDVTGTFQQQDVELDKVFMDVACYNNRVMSGAHMESAEKAFGDGLGEEGSLCNRGRRRHRTRGHDARRRTHTGNSTITALINSDPKKASELGEKYDVAATYSYEEFAQALQSGTFDAIYLATPNWRHAEFIVPALEAGIHVLTEKPLEISTAKCKEILAAEKASTAKLMVAYRLHFEPATLDTIEKVRSGKLGRVHLFSSNFAQLVDPKNHRAHSGNLAGPVLDMGPYPVNAARYIFGDEPTEVVSAAGTKHPESGIDQDFADTVAVTLRFPGERLAQFNVSYFGNPINTLLAVGEKGSVQLDPAYVFGKGLEQTVTIGEEKTSQTFKNTDHFGGEMKYFSDCILNDVSPEPDGEEGFADVRVLEGILEVLKTGQSLKLEPFSRSKRIDIAAQKVMLAAISTPELVDAKNPGKGVEKQPKN; from the coding sequence ATGAACGCCTCGGACATTCTCGTAGAACGCCTTCTCGCTTGGGGCGTAGACACTATTTTTGGCCTACCCGGCGACGGTATTAACGGCGTCATGGAAGCTCTTCGCAAGGCACAAAACAAGATTCGCTTCATCCATGTTCGACATGAAGAGTCTGCAGCATTTATGGCCTGCGCATATGCCAAGTTTACTGGCCGACTAGGTGTTTGCCTCTCGACCTCTGGTCCAGGTGGCATCCACCTACTGAACGGACTTTACGACGCAAAAATGGATCAGCAACCCGTGCTAGCGATTACGGGAATGCAGTTTAACGATGTCACTGGAACCTTTCAGCAGCAGGATGTCGAACTCGACAAAGTCTTCATGGATGTGGCCTGCTACAACAACCGCGTGATGAGCGGCGCACACATGGAATCCGCTGAAAAAGCTTTTGGGGATGGACTCGGAGAAGAAGGTTCGTTATGCAATCGTGGGCGTAGGCGACATCGCACAAGAGGACATGATGCCCGGCGTCGAACACATACGGGAAACTCCACCATCACAGCACTCATCAACTCGGATCCCAAGAAGGCCTCTGAGCTTGGCGAGAAATACGATGTGGCCGCCACATACAGCTATGAAGAGTTTGCACAGGCGCTGCAGTCAGGTACCTTTGATGCAATCTACCTGGCGACTCCAAACTGGCGCCACGCGGAGTTCATCGTGCCGGCTCTGGAAGCAGGCATTCATGTACTCACAGAGAAGCCACTTGAAATATCGACGGCCAAGTGCAAGGAGATTCTCGCAGCGGAGAAGGCTTCGACCGCAAAGCTCATGGTGGCGTATCGCCTACACTTCGAGCCAGCCACGCTGGACACCATCGAGAAGGTTCGTTCCGGTAAACTCGGGCGTGTTCATCTCTTCTCCTCGAACTTTGCGCAGCTCGTCGACCCCAAAAACCACCGTGCTCACTCTGGCAATCTAGCGGGGCCCGTGCTCGACATGGGACCGTATCCGGTGAACGCTGCTCGCTACATCTTTGGCGACGAACCGACGGAGGTTGTGTCCGCCGCAGGCACGAAGCACCCAGAATCCGGAATCGATCAGGACTTCGCAGACACCGTCGCCGTTACGCTGCGATTCCCCGGCGAGCGACTTGCTCAGTTCAATGTCTCGTACTTCGGTAACCCCATCAATACCCTTCTAGCCGTGGGCGAGAAAGGCAGCGTACAACTGGATCCGGCTTACGTGTTCGGCAAGGGTTTGGAGCAGACGGTCACCATCGGCGAAGAGAAGACATCTCAGACCTTCAAGAACACCGATCATTTCGGCGGAGAAATGAAGTACTTCTCCGATTGCATTCTGAACGACGTCTCTCCCGAGCCCGATGGCGAAGAGGGATTCGCAGATGTGCGTGTACTCGAGGGGATTCTCGAAGTGCTCAAGACCGGCCAGTCTCTGAAGCTCGAACCGTTCTCCCGTTCAAAGCGCATCGACATCGCAGCGCAGAAAGTGATGCTCGCAGCCATTTCTACTCCGGAATTGGTCGACGCAAAGAATCCCGGCAAAGGCGTCGAGAAGCAGCCGAAAAACTAG
- a CDS encoding ATP-binding protein, with product MTNLIQTIPLVNERDVVSARQRGRSIAELLGFDHHDQIRIATAVSEIARNAFRYARGGAVAFSVDPFQRIFRVTVTDTGGGIPHLDSVLGGSYRSSTGMGMGILGTKRLMDEFTISPTPSGTTVVFGKALPLTLPILDEARLKRLSTDLARQHPVTPLDELQTQNRELLKTLNELRERKEELVLINSELEDTNRGVVALYAELDERADYLRRASELKSSFLSNMSHEFRTPLNSMLALTRMLLDCMDGELNSEQEQQVRFIQKSAKELSEMVDDLLDIAKVEAGRLEVKARSFDVPDLFGALRGMLKPLLADSSLNLVFEVSEDLPEMFTDEQKVSQVLRNFISNAIKFTPRGEVRVTARSLGSFVEFAVSDTGIGISESDQRVIFEEFAQIESSMQRRVKGTGLGLPLSRKLAELLGGAVEVRSTVGEGSTFALSIPAKYESSAPLAESSWPEFDPAQKVILILEDNSETAFIYRRYLEAAGFQTHLVAAISEARKFLTRVRPDAIILDLLLRGETSWDFLRELKSVENPIPVLVMSVTDDERKIFGLGADDYLTKPFQPEAMVDSIVKLTSQIERVRVLMIDDNEVSRYLLRGHIPEAGYEVFEAREGREGIKMAHELKPAIIFLDYYMPDLNGLEVLKDLRSTPELREIPVVLHSTKALDAEELAFFRENTIAIFPKQSLTLPDSALRVRELLLTLASHVSRNTIAHA from the coding sequence ATGACGAATCTTATCCAAACGATTCCTTTGGTAAACGAGCGCGACGTCGTCAGCGCACGTCAGCGCGGGCGCTCGATCGCAGAGCTGCTCGGCTTCGATCATCATGATCAGATACGCATCGCGACCGCCGTCTCGGAGATAGCGCGCAACGCATTCCGCTACGCTCGCGGCGGAGCCGTAGCCTTTAGCGTAGATCCCTTCCAGCGCATCTTCCGCGTGACCGTCACGGATACCGGCGGCGGCATTCCGCATCTCGATTCCGTTCTCGGCGGCTCCTATCGCTCGTCGACCGGCATGGGTATGGGCATCCTAGGCACCAAGCGTCTGATGGATGAGTTCACCATCTCACCCACGCCCAGTGGAACCACGGTGGTTTTCGGCAAGGCGCTTCCCCTCACCTTACCCATCCTCGACGAGGCTCGACTCAAACGTCTCTCCACCGATCTTGCCCGCCAGCATCCCGTCACTCCGCTGGACGAGTTGCAGACGCAGAACCGAGAGCTCCTCAAGACGCTGAATGAACTGCGCGAGCGCAAGGAAGAGCTCGTGCTCATCAACAGCGAGCTCGAAGACACCAACCGCGGCGTCGTCGCTCTTTATGCAGAACTCGACGAACGCGCGGATTATTTGCGTCGCGCCTCGGAGTTGAAAAGCAGTTTCCTCTCAAACATGTCGCATGAGTTCCGCACGCCGTTGAACTCCATGCTCGCGCTGACGCGCATGCTGCTTGACTGCATGGATGGCGAACTCAATTCGGAGCAAGAGCAGCAGGTCCGCTTCATCCAGAAGTCCGCCAAAGAACTCTCCGAGATGGTCGACGACCTGCTGGATATCGCCAAGGTTGAAGCAGGAAGGCTGGAAGTGAAAGCACGCAGCTTTGACGTACCGGACCTCTTCGGCGCGCTGCGCGGCATGCTCAAACCGCTACTCGCGGATAGCTCGCTGAATCTGGTCTTCGAAGTAAGCGAAGACCTTCCCGAGATGTTTACCGATGAGCAGAAGGTCTCGCAGGTCCTGCGCAACTTCATCTCGAACGCTATCAAATTCACTCCACGCGGCGAGGTTCGCGTCACCGCTCGCTCTCTCGGTTCTTTCGTTGAATTTGCGGTCAGCGACACCGGCATCGGCATCTCCGAATCGGATCAGCGCGTGATCTTCGAAGAGTTCGCGCAGATTGAAAGTTCCATGCAGCGACGCGTGAAAGGCACGGGCCTCGGCCTGCCGCTTTCGCGCAAGCTGGCCGAACTCCTCGGCGGTGCAGTGGAAGTCCGCAGCACCGTTGGCGAAGGCTCTACCTTCGCCTTGAGCATCCCTGCGAAGTACGAGAGTTCAGCTCCGCTCGCGGAGTCCTCCTGGCCGGAGTTCGATCCTGCGCAAAAAGTTATTCTCATCCTTGAGGACAACAGCGAAACGGCCTTCATCTACCGCCGCTATCTCGAGGCGGCAGGATTCCAGACCCATCTCGTGGCCGCCATCTCCGAAGCTCGCAAGTTCCTCACGCGAGTGCGCCCGGATGCGATCATCCTCGACCTCCTCCTGCGCGGCGAAACGTCCTGGGACTTCCTTCGCGAGCTGAAATCTGTTGAAAACCCCATCCCCGTACTCGTCATGAGCGTGACCGATGACGAACGCAAGATCTTCGGTCTTGGCGCGGACGATTACCTCACCAAGCCTTTCCAGCCCGAGGCGATGGTCGATTCGATCGTCAAACTCACCTCTCAGATCGAGCGCGTGCGCGTGCTGATGATCGACGATAACGAAGTCTCACGCTATCTACTCCGCGGCCACATCCCCGAAGCGGGGTACGAAGTGTTCGAAGCTCGTGAGGGCCGCGAAGGAATCAAAATGGCACACGAACTGAAGCCTGCGATCATCTTCCTCGATTACTACATGCCCGACCTCAACGGGCTCGAGGTGCTGAAAGATCTTCGTAGCACGCCGGAACTCCGCGAGATTCCGGTCGTTCTCCACTCCACCAAGGCGCTCGATGCAGAGGAGCTGGCCTTCTTCCGGGAGAATACGATTGCAATTTTCCCGAAGCAGTCCCTAACTTTGCCTGATTCTGCGCTGCGCGTACGTGAACTTCTGCTCACACTTGCATCTCATGTAAGCAGGAACACTATTGCCCATGCCTGA
- a CDS encoding DUF3309 family protein, whose translation MIILLIVLILVFGFGGYRMGPGLGYYGGGGLSLILTIVLILLLLRIF comes from the coding sequence ATGATTATCCTACTTATCGTGCTTATCCTTGTATTTGGCTTTGGCGGCTATCGCATGGGACCTGGTCTCGGTTACTACGGAGGCGGAGGCCTGAGTTTAATCCTTACTATCGTGCTTATTTTGCTTCTCTTAAGAATTTTTTAA
- the ligD gene encoding DNA ligase D, whose amino-acid sequence MTTKKATAKKHVAKPATAKKSTAKKASSKPASTPSSKVDEQLASYRSMRDFKITDEPSGKTTKSSDAKQHPFVVQKHAASHLHYDFRLGWNGVLRSWAVAKGPSYNVKDRRLAVQVEDHPMEYGGFEGIIPKGQYGGGTVMLWDQGTWEPQPGQDVDEGLRNGSLKFILRGKKLLGKWTLVRMHTAPGDKSSRWGSSSKPNWLLIKEHDDFERGPESPAITDEKPDSVVTGRTMEAIAAQEDHVWNSKDTAGDGQAWYRQATQEKSVPPKTKATRQPSPTKSPARTARPSMLQDLPREEQPKFLSPQLAQEAIAPPEGAEWLHELKLDGYRIQARKSGASVTLLTRKGLDWTHRMRPIVDALAQLPAEQATLDGEVCVVGADGTTSFADLQAWFQSATPAPLTYFAFDLLHLDGGNTRHLPLLERRSLLTDLLSNVVSETLLLSDHITGSGERFYQSACEHHAEGIVSKLASSPYTGTRSTTWLKSKCLHEQEFVIGGYTDSSEGPERIGSLLLGVYENKQLLYAGRTGTGFTKKLKRSLYQQLHSTEQKQFPFAKRPSDARSDVHWVTPKFVAQVRFATWTADNLVRQAAFLGLREDKSPEEVHREQPTVSPIPKRARKSAQQTETTATPARGRTKASLATVQPRAAKLNQAKPQAPPPNPLPIRLTHPEKIIDPQSQLTKSQLADFYWAIADRMLPYVADRPLSLVRCPDGAGKPCFFQKHTNHMLPPGIGSVMVKDKKTGKLDPYITLNTREALAGLAQMGVLEVHPWSSSNSDLEHPNRLILDLDPDESLPWSALTAAATDVRARLKKLGLISFLKSTGGKGLHIVAPIQPTITFAEVKEAAHRIVLAMEHDSPKLYLTRMTKAARVGKIYLDYLRNERGATAVAPFSPRARLGVPVSLPLPWSALQLSERPIFSVSDFEQWRPKLSSDPWKLMASTRQSLDLSQLKSLSNSG is encoded by the coding sequence ATGACCACGAAAAAGGCCACGGCGAAAAAGCATGTCGCGAAGCCAGCGACCGCAAAGAAGTCGACAGCGAAGAAAGCGTCCTCAAAGCCTGCATCGACACCTTCCAGCAAAGTGGACGAGCAGTTAGCGAGCTATCGCTCGATGCGCGATTTCAAGATCACAGACGAACCCAGCGGAAAGACGACCAAATCTTCCGATGCGAAACAACATCCCTTCGTCGTTCAAAAGCACGCGGCCTCACATCTGCATTACGACTTCCGACTTGGATGGAATGGTGTGCTCAGGAGCTGGGCTGTGGCGAAGGGCCCAAGCTACAACGTCAAGGACCGTCGGCTGGCTGTACAGGTAGAAGACCATCCCATGGAGTACGGCGGCTTCGAGGGCATTATCCCCAAAGGCCAATACGGTGGTGGCACGGTGATGCTATGGGATCAGGGCACATGGGAGCCACAGCCCGGCCAGGATGTGGACGAAGGTCTACGCAACGGCTCGCTGAAGTTCATCCTTCGCGGAAAGAAGCTTCTGGGCAAATGGACCCTGGTGCGCATGCACACCGCACCCGGCGATAAGAGTTCGCGTTGGGGATCGAGTTCAAAACCGAACTGGCTGCTGATCAAGGAGCATGACGACTTCGAACGTGGCCCCGAGTCCCCTGCGATCACCGACGAGAAGCCAGACTCCGTCGTCACTGGCCGAACCATGGAGGCAATCGCCGCGCAGGAAGATCACGTGTGGAACTCCAAGGATACGGCTGGCGACGGACAAGCCTGGTATCGGCAAGCAACGCAAGAAAAGTCCGTTCCCCCAAAGACCAAAGCGACTCGGCAGCCCAGCCCAACCAAGAGTCCTGCAAGAACGGCTCGTCCTTCTATGCTCCAAGATCTGCCCCGCGAAGAGCAGCCCAAGTTTCTTTCGCCGCAACTTGCGCAGGAAGCCATCGCACCACCTGAAGGTGCTGAGTGGCTGCACGAGCTCAAACTCGACGGCTACCGTATTCAGGCGCGCAAGTCTGGTGCCTCCGTGACATTACTTACACGCAAGGGACTGGATTGGACTCATCGCATGCGCCCAATCGTGGACGCCCTCGCGCAGTTGCCCGCCGAGCAGGCGACACTTGATGGTGAGGTCTGCGTCGTCGGTGCAGACGGCACCACCAGCTTTGCGGACCTGCAGGCATGGTTCCAAAGCGCCACACCGGCGCCCCTGACCTACTTTGCATTTGACCTGCTCCATCTCGATGGCGGCAACACGCGCCATCTGCCTCTGCTCGAACGCAGATCTTTGCTTACTGATCTGCTATCCAACGTCGTCTCCGAAACCTTGCTGCTCTCCGACCACATCACCGGCAGCGGTGAGCGGTTCTACCAGAGCGCCTGCGAACACCACGCCGAAGGCATCGTATCGAAGCTCGCGAGTTCTCCCTACACCGGCACCCGCAGCACCACGTGGCTGAAGTCCAAATGCCTGCATGAGCAAGAGTTTGTAATAGGTGGCTACACCGACTCCAGCGAAGGCCCCGAGCGCATCGGCTCGCTTCTTCTCGGCGTCTACGAGAACAAGCAACTGCTCTACGCCGGGCGCACGGGAACAGGATTCACTAAAAAGCTCAAACGCAGCCTCTATCAGCAGCTTCACTCCACAGAGCAAAAGCAATTCCCTTTTGCCAAGCGCCCCAGCGACGCCCGTAGCGACGTTCATTGGGTCACCCCGAAGTTCGTCGCGCAAGTTCGCTTCGCCACCTGGACGGCCGACAATCTGGTGCGCCAGGCTGCGTTCCTCGGTCTGCGCGAGGACAAATCACCTGAAGAAGTGCACCGCGAGCAGCCCACCGTCTCCCCTATCCCTAAGCGCGCACGCAAATCAGCGCAGCAGACTGAGACCACCGCTACTCCTGCACGCGGCCGCACCAAAGCGTCGCTTGCGACGGTGCAACCACGGGCGGCAAAGCTCAACCAGGCGAAGCCTCAAGCGCCCCCGCCGAATCCGCTTCCTATTCGGCTTACTCATCCGGAAAAAATAATCGATCCGCAAAGCCAGCTCACCAAGAGCCAGTTGGCCGATTTTTATTGGGCCATCGCGGACCGCATGTTGCCATACGTGGCCGACCGCCCACTCTCGCTAGTACGCTGTCCCGACGGCGCTGGCAAACCGTGCTTCTTCCAGAAACACACAAACCACATGCTGCCGCCGGGCATCGGCTCTGTGATGGTGAAAGACAAAAAGACCGGAAAGCTTGATCCGTACATCACCCTCAATACGCGCGAGGCGCTTGCAGGCCTCGCGCAAATGGGTGTGCTTGAAGTGCATCCGTGGAGCTCGAGCAACAGCGACCTTGAACATCCGAATCGATTGATCCTCGACCTCGACCCGGATGAATCTTTGCCATGGTCAGCCTTGACCGCTGCAGCTACTGACGTCCGTGCGCGGCTAAAGAAACTCGGACTCATTAGCTTCCTGAAGAGCACCGGTGGCAAAGGGTTACATATTGTTGCGCCGATTCAACCAACCATAACCTTTGCCGAAGTCAAAGAAGCCGCTCACCGCATCGTGCTTGCCATGGAACACGATAGCCCGAAACTTTACCTGACACGGATGACCAAAGCCGCCCGCGTCGGCAAAATCTACCTCGACTATCTGCGCAACGAACGTGGCGCCACGGCGGTCGCACCCTTCAGTCCACGTGCACGACTTGGCGTACCAGTTTCCCTGCCTCTGCCTTGGAGCGCGCTCCAGCTTTCGGAACGCCCCATCTTCTCAGTTTCCGATTTTGAGCAATGGAGGCCCAAGCTAAGCTCAGATCCCTGGAAACTAATGGCTTCTACCAGGCAGTCGCTTGATCTGAGTCAACTCAAGTCTCTTTCGAATTCAGGGTGA
- a CDS encoding SpoIIE family protein phosphatase, translated as MHLIHKSVAITDRSSIGEARRAALSAALSLGFSEERRSDIGIVATEAATNILMHASSGEIVLCPFSLGETTWLDMFALDSGPGITDIGMAMEDGFSSIGTAGQGLGAIARIANESSLHSMPGKGTAYWSRFSKGRAVPEMALGILNIPVQGEVVCGDSFYLNLGETSSTYMVVDGLGHGAGATEAASEAVTTVTRYAEEPLAPIVERTHDALKKTRGAAMSIARVDHDRLTLAYAGVGNISGILVSGTQSRSTVSQNGTLGAVLPRSVQEYNYPVDRNTLLIMYSDGLNTKLSLSSYPGLQNRHPALIAAVLYRDFSRKRDDATVLVAPLGASVA; from the coding sequence TTGCATTTGATTCATAAGTCCGTTGCGATCACCGATCGTAGTTCTATCGGCGAAGCTCGCCGTGCTGCGCTTTCCGCGGCACTGAGCCTTGGCTTCAGCGAAGAGCGTCGCAGCGATATCGGCATCGTAGCTACAGAAGCCGCGACCAATATCCTCATGCATGCGAGCTCTGGCGAGATCGTTCTCTGCCCTTTTTCTCTAGGTGAGACGACCTGGCTGGATATGTTCGCCCTTGATTCAGGCCCCGGCATCACCGATATTGGCATGGCGATGGAGGATGGTTTTTCCTCCATTGGCACAGCAGGACAAGGGCTCGGCGCGATCGCGCGGATCGCCAACGAGAGTTCCCTGCACTCCATGCCGGGCAAAGGTACCGCCTACTGGAGCCGCTTCAGCAAAGGCCGCGCCGTGCCGGAGATGGCACTCGGAATCCTGAATATTCCCGTACAAGGCGAAGTGGTCTGCGGAGACAGCTTCTATCTAAATCTCGGCGAGACGTCCTCCACCTACATGGTTGTCGACGGTCTGGGCCACGGCGCAGGCGCGACCGAGGCCGCGAGCGAAGCGGTCACCACCGTGACACGTTATGCGGAAGAGCCGCTCGCTCCAATCGTGGAACGGACACATGATGCCCTCAAGAAGACCCGTGGTGCCGCAATGTCCATTGCACGCGTGGATCACGATCGCCTCACGCTCGCCTACGCAGGCGTCGGCAACATCAGCGGCATCCTCGTGAGCGGAACGCAATCGCGCTCCACCGTTTCGCAGAACGGTACACTGGGCGCAGTACTTCCGCGCAGTGTTCAGGAATACAACTACCCTGTAGATCGCAATACCCTGCTCATCATGTACTCTGACGGCCTCAACACGAAGCTCAGTCTTAGCAGCTATCCCGGCCTGCAGAACCGGCACCCCGCACTCATCGCGGCCGTTCTGTATCGCGACTTCAGCCGCAAGCGCGACGACGCCACCGTCCTTGTCGCACCGCTGGGAGCGTCCGTCGCATGA
- a CDS encoding STAS domain-containing protein codes for MDRIPILKVGDCLLVTIQVDMHDELAMSLQQDLTAQIARYASRGVLIDISSLEIVDSFIGRMLANIAAMSRVLDAQTVLTGMQPAVAITLVELGMSLPGIKTALNVERGMELLREYMNQDQPEAEDTDATEE; via the coding sequence ATGGATCGCATTCCTATCCTCAAGGTAGGCGACTGCCTTTTGGTCACGATTCAGGTGGACATGCATGACGAGCTAGCTATGTCCCTGCAGCAGGACCTCACCGCTCAGATCGCACGCTACGCGTCGCGCGGCGTCCTGATCGATATCTCCTCGCTGGAGATCGTCGATTCGTTCATCGGCCGCATGCTGGCCAACATCGCTGCGATGTCCCGTGTACTGGATGCGCAGACGGTGCTGACGGGCATGCAGCCCGCAGTCGCCATCACCCTCGTCGAGCTGGGTATGTCTCTTCCCGGAATCAAGACCGCTTTGAACGTTGAGCGCGGCATGGAACTTCTCCGCGAGTACATGAACCAGGACCAGCCTGAAGCGGAAGATACGGATGCCACTGAAGAGTGA
- a CDS encoding response regulator → MPETSAARILIIDDQEATRYILRRILARAGYEVIEACTGAEGLEAAMAFPDVILADVKLPDMLGYEVSRRLRANPATVSIPIVQISASFTTDESRVQALEGGADTYLTQPVEPAVLLAQVSALLRLRRAESLSSLAAREWQATFDAMSEGLALVDSTGILMRANRAFLELLHFVPSEIEGRAIAEVFESRFSISFAEFLTRSASSSVELSSGTCWLRLSYDRLQGDPRNETGSVLLLADITDYKKLQETVRHSERLAATGRLAHIIAHEINNPLEALSNLLYLVQNNTPTTNPSYEFVEQASAELKRISEITKQILAYHRESKRPIPTPANELLEGTVAMFRAQMLSNRIKLLSEIRCTAMVSVHPGEIRQVFGNLISNSLDAMGTHDGHLRIRCANASDTQSGARGVRFTFSDNGAGIPPNVLPRIFEAFYTTKDLEGSGIGLWLSSEILEKHHGHMKIRTRTEGPYRGTLFSIFIPMSGSLP, encoded by the coding sequence ATGCCTGAAACCTCCGCCGCGCGCATTCTCATAATCGACGACCAGGAAGCCACTCGCTACATATTGCGTCGTATCCTTGCGCGCGCGGGCTACGAGGTCATCGAAGCATGCACGGGCGCTGAAGGTCTCGAAGCAGCGATGGCCTTCCCCGACGTTATCCTTGCCGACGTCAAACTTCCCGATATGCTCGGCTACGAAGTCAGCCGCCGACTGCGCGCCAACCCCGCAACCGTCAGCATCCCGATCGTGCAGATCTCAGCTTCGTTCACAACGGACGAGAGCCGCGTTCAGGCGCTTGAAGGCGGTGCCGACACCTATCTCACGCAGCCTGTGGAACCCGCAGTTTTGCTCGCGCAGGTCAGTGCCCTGCTTCGCCTGCGCCGTGCGGAATCGCTCTCAAGCCTTGCGGCTCGCGAATGGCAAGCCACCTTTGACGCGATGAGTGAAGGCCTCGCACTGGTCGATTCAACCGGCATCCTTATGCGCGCCAATCGCGCGTTCCTCGAACTCCTGCATTTCGTTCCCTCCGAAATTGAAGGCAGAGCGATTGCAGAGGTCTTCGAATCTCGCTTCAGCATCTCGTTCGCCGAATTCCTTACTCGCAGCGCCTCGAGTTCTGTAGAGCTTTCGAGCGGCACCTGCTGGCTTCGCCTCAGCTACGACCGCCTGCAAGGGGACCCACGGAATGAGACGGGCTCTGTCCTGCTGCTCGCCGACATTACGGATTACAAGAAGCTTCAGGAGACCGTACGGCACAGCGAACGCCTCGCTGCGACCGGCCGACTGGCGCACATCATCGCGCACGAGATCAACAATCCTCTCGAAGCGCTTTCCAACCTGCTGTACCTGGTGCAGAACAACACACCGACCACCAACCCATCTTACGAATTCGTGGAACAGGCCTCGGCAGAGTTGAAACGAATCAGCGAGATCACCAAGCAGATACTCGCCTATCATCGTGAGTCCAAACGCCCTATCCCCACCCCAGCGAACGAACTGCTTGAGGGGACAGTGGCCATGTTCCGCGCGCAGATGCTCAGCAACCGAATCAAACTGCTCTCCGAAATCCGTTGCACGGCCATGGTCTCTGTACATCCGGGTGAAATTCGCCAAGTCTTCGGAAACCTCATCTCCAATTCTCTGGATGCGATGGGCACGCACGATGGCCATTTGCGCATTCGCTGCGCGAACGCGTCTGACACGCAGTCGGGCGCTCGTGGAGTACGCTTCACCTTCAGTGACAACGGCGCAGGAATCCCGCCGAATGTTCTCCCTCGAATCTTTGAGGCCTTTTACACGACGAAGGATTTGGAAGGCTCAGGAATCGGGCTTTGGCTCAGCTCCGAAATCCTCGAAAAGCACCACGGCCACATGAAGATCCGCACCCGCACGGAGGGCCCGTATCGCGGCACCCTCTTCTCTATTTTTATCCCGATGTCTGGATCCCTGCCCTAG
- a CDS encoding STAS domain-containing protein, with amino-acid sequence MSAFQEVIESNSSTILTGWLSEMANSTRRSDLMSDVELKQQAAELLRLVIDASQINADVQSSDFLTTREFLDDVAKSRMEQGFTPAETAMFVLSMKQPIFNALSEKLKGKPEQLIQEIWTAGNLIDKLSMLTVSTAVAFREATIQRQQEEMLELSTPVVKLWDGVLALPLIGTLDSARTQVVMESLLTAIVETNSQVAIIDITGVPTVDTLVAQHLIKTITAARLMGADCYLSGIRPAIAQTIVHLGIELSDIQTKAKLADAFAIALARLGKTVVNVKTPTSNTTTKQKEF; translated from the coding sequence ATGAGCGCGTTTCAGGAAGTAATCGAAAGCAACTCCTCCACAATTCTCACGGGCTGGCTGAGTGAGATGGCGAACAGCACGCGTCGCAGTGATTTAATGAGCGACGTCGAACTCAAGCAGCAAGCAGCTGAACTCCTGCGACTCGTCATCGATGCCTCGCAGATCAATGCAGACGTGCAATCGTCGGACTTCCTCACGACCCGCGAGTTTCTTGACGACGTGGCGAAGAGCCGCATGGAGCAGGGCTTCACTCCGGCCGAGACCGCGATGTTCGTCCTCTCGATGAAGCAGCCCATCTTCAACGCTCTCAGCGAGAAGCTGAAGGGCAAGCCAGAGCAGTTGATCCAAGAGATTTGGACCGCCGGCAACCTCATCGACAAGCTCTCCATGCTGACCGTCTCCACCGCCGTCGCATTCCGCGAAGCCACCATCCAGCGCCAGCAGGAAGAGATGCTCGAGCTCTCCACCCCGGTCGTGAAGCTCTGGGACGGCGTACTCGCACTGCCGCTCATCGGCACACTCGATAGCGCACGCACCCAGGTTGTGATGGAGTCGCTACTCACCGCGATCGTCGAGACAAACAGCCAGGTCGCGATCATTGACATCACCGGCGTGCCGACCGTCGACACCCTCGTCGCGCAGCACCTGATCAAGACAATCACCGCAGCTCGACTGATGGGCGCCGATTGCTACCTGAGCGGCATTCGCCCGGCGATTGCTCAGACGATCGTCCATCTCGGCATTGAACTGAGCGACATTCAGACCAAAGCGAAGCTTGCAGACGCATTTGCAATCGCACTCGCTCGCCTGGGCAAGACCGTCGTGAACGTCAAGACCCCGACGTCGAACACAACCACAAAGCAGAAGGAATTCTAA